Proteins co-encoded in one Pedosphaera parvula Ellin514 genomic window:
- a CDS encoding PVC-type heme-binding CxxCH protein yields the protein MKNLILCIIILAFGSLAATAQVEKPLRIFIRAGVKTHGPGQHDHPRFLKEWTELLNQRGAKADGALNFPTAEQLEATDVLVLYAQEGADISSEQRVNLDKFLKKGGGIVVLHDAICGKDAPWFKTVVGGAWDYAHAKYFEGDVSIYFQDYHTPITKGVSNFDFEDEIYYQLDLMPEAHVLASTYKPDERNTHDGKLYPSVYEIVPQMWTYEKDNYRAFVSIPGHNYKSFELPHFRALLLRGIAWAGKRDADLLVSKEELASLRYPEGGPTVPEKAVAKIVVPPDFKVNLVASEPLIDKPISMDWDAKGRLWVAETPEYPYRQDRSVAPYDRISILEDTNADGIMDKKTMFYEGLDLVTSMVLYKDGVIVSQAPDIYWLRDTKGTGKADTKVLLYTGFGNRDTHAVLSNMRWGFDGWVYATVGYSKGDIYSGDRKQHFGTVTEGVFRFKPDGSALEQVASKGGNTWGVDVAPDGEIFFSQANGNHVDHVVMPEPILAKGKIGNAVSGLNIEDHKRSYPLMSWTKQAYVQIDWVGNFTAASGCCIYDGGAWPEKYNYTHYVAEPTLNIVHQDVLKPHGVTYVASKDHEMEEQEFIASKDLWFRPIHQRVGPDGALYILDFYNQAVVHNDTRGTRHDPQSNAAIRPDRDHYFGRIWRVQYQEPKKFNLPKLDGVKPVELVKALEHPNEWVRATAHRLLDERGKMDVVPALEKLARSEKASESARIHALWVLNNLGAKESTLLVSSLNSKDSGIRKNALKIAALGTGSDGESQTKIEEAVLQRVKDSDPRVRLEAIIALGDFPTDEKIVKTLVSAYPELKDQWLESAVAGVSSKSPENFIAAACEAGTPQEYAALVTLLSNQFASKQDANGAARLFELVASKPAAADPLKEIVLNSLVRELRPGTAPDWSPELQKAFQQLMASPNPKLTTMALPLMSRWDKNGALAGEAKAIVARLIGELNDANQPEENRAQIVNSLLAIRQMNAEIVPSVANILGSSSSTSLQRKVIESLGSLPDASLGDTFIAAYPKVSTELQDVLVNQLLKRGDWSLTLVDAIKGGKVNLSSIGPVNINRLRTHSDPAVAEKANKIIDELRGPEAKEKNELIAKFTPLVTQPGDVTRGHQLFLQNCAVCHRLNGEGKDIAPDLTGMGAHGSAELIVHVLDPNRVVEPNFYAYSVETRDGEIYDGIIARENSASITLRNAAGDTEIKTSNIKSRRNTGLSLMPNGFEALGADNLRDILSYLCAGESNYRLVDLQSAFTANSLKGLFNGPELVDETLAFKHFGITKVSGIPFDVANPLKTTTGRNLVVLKGGNGFAKTMPQQVVVEKLDLKANRLHFLGGVGGWAYPIGGKDWENIPVAKITVFYADKEKEEFILKNGQEVADYIGAYDVPGSKSAADLVKHGQVRWFTKSLKHHDVISSISLESFDNLVAPVFVAITADNGAGAETETVASPVKAEPLHWDNGKHLLIVGGGSSHDFNRWFKEADSATLAEKDKVAVNYLDQVDAVESNLKDVDVLYLSTNQQMTDPGLRKGIFDFANSGRGMLLVHPALWYNWKDWPEYNRVLAGGGATSHDKYGEFEVTVTDSGHPVMAGVPKTFRISDELYHTKIDPTGTPIEILATGKNLATGETYPVLWIVKHPKARIVCCTLGHDSKAHDLDAYKAILRNSASWVSSK from the coding sequence ATGAAAAATCTGATCCTTTGCATAATAATTTTGGCTTTTGGCAGTCTGGCCGCAACAGCGCAGGTGGAGAAGCCATTACGGATTTTTATCCGTGCCGGCGTGAAGACGCACGGCCCGGGACAGCACGACCATCCTCGCTTCCTCAAAGAATGGACCGAATTGCTTAATCAGCGGGGTGCCAAGGCTGATGGGGCCTTGAATTTTCCGACAGCAGAACAGTTGGAAGCCACGGATGTGCTGGTGCTATATGCCCAGGAAGGCGCGGACATTTCGTCGGAACAACGGGTGAACCTCGACAAATTCCTCAAGAAAGGTGGAGGCATCGTGGTGCTTCATGATGCCATCTGCGGAAAGGATGCGCCTTGGTTCAAGACAGTGGTAGGCGGCGCCTGGGATTATGCCCACGCCAAGTATTTTGAGGGAGACGTTTCCATTTATTTTCAAGACTACCACACACCGATTACGAAAGGTGTATCCAATTTTGATTTCGAGGATGAGATTTATTATCAACTCGACCTGATGCCGGAGGCACACGTTTTGGCTTCAACGTATAAGCCCGATGAGCGCAATACACATGACGGCAAGCTTTATCCATCAGTTTATGAGATCGTCCCGCAGATGTGGACCTATGAGAAGGACAACTACCGCGCATTCGTTTCGATTCCCGGCCACAATTACAAAAGCTTCGAACTGCCGCACTTTCGGGCTTTGCTGCTGAGAGGTATTGCCTGGGCTGGCAAGCGGGATGCAGACCTGTTGGTCAGCAAGGAGGAACTGGCAAGCCTTCGATATCCAGAAGGTGGGCCGACGGTTCCGGAAAAGGCGGTTGCGAAAATTGTGGTTCCTCCTGATTTTAAAGTAAATCTCGTGGCGTCTGAGCCTTTGATCGATAAGCCCATCTCCATGGATTGGGATGCCAAAGGACGCCTCTGGGTCGCCGAAACGCCGGAATATCCCTATCGCCAGGATCGTTCCGTTGCTCCTTATGATCGCATCTCCATCCTGGAAGATACCAACGCAGACGGCATCATGGACAAGAAGACAATGTTTTACGAAGGACTGGATTTGGTTACGAGCATGGTTTTGTACAAGGATGGAGTGATTGTATCACAGGCACCGGATATTTATTGGTTGCGGGATACAAAAGGCACAGGAAAGGCAGACACGAAGGTGTTGCTTTATACGGGTTTTGGGAATCGAGACACGCATGCCGTGCTTAGCAACATGCGCTGGGGATTCGATGGTTGGGTTTACGCAACCGTTGGTTATAGCAAGGGGGATATTTATTCGGGCGACAGGAAGCAACATTTCGGCACCGTGACCGAGGGAGTGTTTCGATTCAAGCCGGATGGCAGTGCATTGGAGCAGGTGGCCTCCAAAGGTGGTAACACGTGGGGCGTGGATGTGGCTCCTGACGGCGAAATTTTCTTCAGTCAGGCGAATGGGAACCACGTGGACCATGTGGTGATGCCAGAACCGATTTTGGCTAAAGGAAAGATTGGAAACGCTGTCAGCGGATTGAACATCGAAGATCACAAGCGGAGCTATCCGTTGATGAGTTGGACAAAGCAGGCTTACGTGCAGATTGACTGGGTGGGCAATTTCACCGCGGCTTCCGGCTGTTGTATCTACGATGGCGGCGCCTGGCCGGAAAAGTATAATTATACTCACTACGTAGCCGAACCAACGCTTAACATTGTCCATCAGGACGTGCTTAAGCCTCATGGTGTCACTTATGTGGCCAGCAAGGATCACGAAATGGAGGAGCAGGAATTCATTGCCAGCAAGGATCTTTGGTTCCGTCCCATTCACCAACGTGTTGGCCCGGATGGGGCGCTTTATATACTGGATTTTTATAATCAGGCTGTGGTTCATAACGATACACGCGGTACAAGGCATGACCCCCAAAGCAACGCCGCGATTCGTCCCGATCGCGATCATTATTTCGGACGGATTTGGAGGGTGCAGTATCAGGAACCAAAGAAGTTTAACCTTCCCAAACTGGATGGAGTGAAGCCAGTCGAACTGGTCAAAGCTTTGGAACATCCCAACGAATGGGTCAGAGCCACAGCCCATAGATTGTTGGATGAGCGCGGAAAGATGGATGTGGTGCCAGCTCTGGAGAAATTAGCCAGATCCGAAAAAGCGTCGGAGTCTGCCCGTATTCATGCCCTTTGGGTGTTGAACAATCTCGGTGCAAAGGAATCAACCCTCCTCGTTTCCTCGCTCAATTCGAAAGATTCAGGAATAAGGAAAAACGCACTTAAGATTGCTGCGCTTGGAACGGGCAGCGATGGCGAATCTCAGACAAAAATTGAGGAGGCTGTTTTGCAGCGTGTGAAGGATTCTGATCCACGTGTGCGGTTAGAGGCGATCATCGCACTGGGTGACTTTCCAACGGACGAAAAGATAGTGAAGACTTTGGTCTCCGCATATCCAGAGCTGAAAGATCAGTGGTTGGAATCAGCGGTGGCCGGCGTGTCATCAAAGAGTCCTGAGAACTTTATCGCTGCGGCTTGCGAGGCTGGAACTCCGCAGGAATACGCTGCCTTGGTTACACTGCTCAGCAATCAGTTTGCGTCAAAGCAGGATGCAAACGGAGCTGCCCGACTGTTTGAATTGGTAGCTTCCAAGCCTGCGGCAGCTGATCCGCTCAAGGAAATTGTGTTGAATAGTTTGGTCAGAGAGTTGAGGCCTGGAACAGCACCCGACTGGTCGCCCGAGTTGCAAAAGGCATTTCAGCAACTCATGGCTTCTCCCAATCCAAAACTTACAACAATGGCGCTGCCGCTGATGTCGCGTTGGGACAAGAATGGTGCGTTGGCGGGGGAGGCCAAGGCAATTGTTGCCAGGCTGATTGGAGAACTGAATGACGCGAACCAGCCAGAAGAAAACCGTGCGCAAATTGTAAACAGCCTATTGGCCATCAGGCAGATGAATGCAGAGATTGTGCCATCGGTGGCAAACATTCTTGGTTCATCCAGTTCGACCAGTTTGCAACGAAAAGTGATCGAATCCCTGGGTAGTTTGCCGGATGCAAGTTTGGGTGACACTTTCATAGCCGCATATCCCAAGGTCAGCACTGAATTGCAGGATGTCTTGGTTAACCAGCTTTTGAAACGAGGCGACTGGTCACTCACTCTGGTGGATGCGATCAAAGGAGGGAAAGTGAACTTGTCTTCCATCGGGCCGGTCAACATCAACCGTTTGCGGACACACAGCGACCCGGCGGTGGCGGAGAAGGCGAACAAAATCATAGATGAATTACGCGGTCCGGAGGCGAAGGAGAAAAATGAATTGATCGCAAAGTTCACCCCGCTGGTCACGCAGCCTGGGGATGTCACCCGTGGACATCAATTGTTTTTACAGAATTGCGCGGTTTGCCATCGTCTGAATGGGGAGGGGAAAGATATTGCTCCGGACCTCACCGGCATGGGAGCGCACGGGTCGGCGGAATTGATCGTTCATGTGTTGGATCCGAATCGGGTCGTTGAACCGAACTTCTACGCTTATAGCGTTGAAACCAGGGATGGAGAGATTTATGACGGGATAATTGCGCGTGAGAATAGCGCCAGCATCACTTTGCGCAATGCCGCCGGGGATACAGAAATCAAAACTTCCAACATCAAGAGCCGTCGCAACACCGGGCTCTCGTTGATGCCGAACGGATTTGAAGCACTCGGTGCGGACAATCTCCGGGATATTCTCAGCTATCTTTGCGCTGGAGAATCCAACTATCGACTCGTGGATTTGCAATCGGCATTCACCGCCAACAGCCTGAAGGGATTGTTCAACGGCCCCGAGCTAGTCGATGAAACGCTGGCATTCAAGCACTTTGGAATTACGAAAGTTTCAGGAATTCCTTTTGATGTCGCCAACCCGCTCAAAACGACAACCGGCAGAAATCTTGTCGTGTTAAAAGGCGGAAACGGATTTGCGAAGACCATGCCACAGCAGGTTGTGGTGGAGAAATTGGATCTTAAAGCAAATCGCCTACACTTCCTGGGTGGAGTTGGCGGCTGGGCTTATCCAATCGGAGGAAAGGATTGGGAGAATATTCCAGTCGCTAAAATCACGGTGTTTTACGCGGACAAGGAAAAGGAGGAATTCATCCTTAAAAACGGACAGGAAGTTGCGGACTACATCGGTGCTTATGATGTTCCCGGTTCAAAATCAGCGGCTGATTTAGTCAAGCATGGTCAGGTGCGCTGGTTCACCAAATCGCTGAAGCATCATGATGTCATTAGCAGCATATCGCTGGAAAGTTTTGACAATCTTGTGGCGCCGGTTTTTGTGGCGATCACGGCAGATAATGGAGCCGGGGCAGAAACAGAAACTGTCGCATCACCTGTTAAGGCCGAACCTTTGCACTGGGATAATGGCAAGCATCTTTTGATCGTGGGCGGTGGCAGTTCCCACGATTTCAACCGTTGGTTCAAGGAGGCTGATTCAGCAACACTGGCTGAAAAGGACAAAGTCGCAGTCAATTATCTCGATCAGGTGGATGCGGTTGAGTCCAACCTCAAGGATGTCGATGTCTTGTATCTCAGCACGAATCAACAGATGACTGATCCCGGGTTGCGAAAAGGCATATTTGATTTTGCCAACTCGGGACGTGGCATGCTGCTGGTGCATCCGGCGCTCTGGTACAATTGGAAGGACTGGCCAGAATATAATCGCGTGCTCGCAGGTGGCGGAGCGACCAGTCACGATAAGTATGGTGAATTTGAAGTCACGGTCACGGACTCTGGTCATCCCGTCATGGCAGGAGTGCCAAAAACCTTTCGCATTTCGGATGAGCTGTATCACACAAAAATTGATCCGACGGGAACACCCATCGAGATTCTGGCTACTGGAAAAAATCTGGCGACAGGTGAGACTTATCCGGTTCTTTGGATAGTGAAGCACCCGAAGGCCCGGATCGTTTGCTGCACCTTGGGCCACGATAGCAAGGCTCATGACTTGGATGCCTACAAGGCGATTCTGCGCAATAGCGCGAGTTGGGTTTCCAGCAAATAG
- a CDS encoding SGNH/GDSL hydrolase family protein: MGSKIVFSFTGLFVCSAALAQPIDTKGNDSYLAKFNPSPAPAAKKQLLRKDDRLAICGDSITEQKMYSRIMETYLTVCQPELNVSVRQYGWSGEQTPGFLARMTNDCLRFHPTVATTCYGMNDHHYRAFEDSIGQAYASNTTAIVEAFENHGTRVVLGSAGCVGKRPSWVGDPNATKDDLNLNLCRLRNIDVDIAKKEKVTFADVFWPMLTAEHFAIQSYGTNYAVPGKDGVHPGWAGHVVMAYAFLHAFDMDGNLGTFKVDLKSGKAEVSKGHEVVSSKDGEVTITSHRYPFCTGEGDVTKDDNVLSGTKLIPFNQELNRMMLVVKHAKAKSYLVTWGAETRCFSGDQLEKGINLAAEFARNPFLENFKKVDEAVAAKQGYETKQIKQTFRSTEARKDMEAVVTQTEKERDPLVAAIKEAFVPVTHTIKIVAQ, from the coding sequence ATGGGTTCTAAAATTGTATTTAGCTTTACCGGTTTGTTCGTTTGCTCTGCGGCTTTGGCCCAACCAATCGATACAAAAGGAAATGATTCTTATCTGGCGAAGTTTAATCCTTCGCCAGCACCTGCGGCAAAAAAGCAGCTCCTGAGGAAGGATGATCGCCTGGCAATTTGCGGCGATTCCATCACCGAGCAGAAGATGTATTCGCGAATCATGGAGACTTACCTGACGGTTTGTCAGCCTGAGTTAAATGTTTCGGTGCGCCAGTATGGATGGAGCGGGGAACAAACGCCGGGATTTCTCGCGCGCATGACGAACGATTGTTTGAGGTTTCACCCGACCGTGGCGACGACTTGTTATGGAATGAATGACCATCATTATCGTGCCTTCGAGGATTCCATTGGGCAGGCGTATGCCTCCAATACCACGGCGATAGTTGAGGCCTTTGAGAACCATGGCACGCGCGTGGTGCTTGGCTCCGCGGGTTGTGTCGGTAAACGTCCGAGTTGGGTGGGAGATCCAAATGCAACCAAGGATGATTTGAACCTTAATCTTTGCAGGTTGCGCAATATTGACGTGGATATTGCAAAAAAGGAAAAAGTAACTTTCGCCGACGTGTTTTGGCCGATGCTTACGGCTGAACATTTTGCCATTCAAAGTTACGGGACCAATTATGCGGTGCCGGGCAAGGATGGGGTACACCCAGGGTGGGCTGGCCATGTGGTGATGGCTTATGCCTTCCTGCACGCTTTTGACATGGATGGCAACTTGGGAACTTTTAAGGTCGATCTTAAGTCCGGCAAAGCCGAAGTTTCAAAAGGACATGAGGTGGTCAGCAGCAAGGATGGAGAGGTGACGATTACCAGCCATCGCTATCCGTTCTGCACAGGAGAAGGAGACGTCACGAAGGATGACAACGTGCTCTCAGGCACCAAGCTGATTCCTTTTAATCAGGAGTTGAATCGCATGATGCTGGTAGTGAAGCATGCCAAAGCCAAGTCTTATCTGGTTACCTGGGGTGCGGAGACCAGGTGTTTCAGCGGCGACCAACTGGAAAAGGGAATCAACCTGGCGGCGGAGTTTGCGCGCAATCCCTTCCTCGAGAATTTCAAAAAGGTGGATGAAGCAGTGGCGGCAAAGCAGGGCTACGAAACCAAACAGATAAAGCAGACGTTCCGTAGCACGGAGGCCAGAAAGGACATGGAAGCCGTAGTAACTCAGACTGAGAAGGAACGCGATCCATTGGTTGCTGCCATCAAGGAAGCCTTTGTGCCGGTGACGCACACAATCAAGATTGTGGCACAGTAA